A genomic window from Glycine max cultivar Williams 82 chromosome 17, Glycine_max_v4.0, whole genome shotgun sequence includes:
- the LOC100786787 gene encoding uncharacterized protein At1g76660, translating to MGSEQNRFPQHERRKRWGGCWGAFSCLGSQKGGKRIVPASRIPDSNGPASQPNGPQVVGLTNQATGLAPSLLAPPSSPASFTHSALPSTAQSPSCFLSLSANSPGGPSSTMFATGPYAHETQLVSPPVFSNFTTEPSTAPLTPPPELAHLTTPSSPDVPFAHFLSSSVDLKNNGKGNYITANDLQATYSLYPGSPASSLISPISRNSGDCLSSSFPEREFHPQWDSSLSPENGKYQRTGSGRVSGHDTSGVTMASQDTNFFCPATYAQFYLDQNPPFPHNGGRLSVSKDSDVQSNGGNGHQSRHARSPKQDVEEIEAYRASFGFSADEIITTSQYVEISDVMEESFTMLPFASNKSTMEESIEPSFMKGFKAQDTQVALQSQRSLRSDPGPVGKEKDNQAPICPGYEDHISQGHCSNSSGLSTPENRTLEDDEDIFSKMESSRICRKYQMGLSCSDAEVDYRRGRSFREEKGM from the exons ATGGGGTCCGAGCAAAATCGATTTCCTCAGCACGAAAGA CGAAAGAGATGGGGAGGATGTTGGGGTGCATTTTCTTGTTTAGGTTCACAGAAGGGTGGGAAGCGCATTGTACCTGCATCTCGCATTCCTGACAGTAATGGGCCAGCCTCTCAACCAAATGGACCTCAAGTGGTTGGGTTGACCAATCAAGCCACGGGACTAGCTCCTTCTCTCTTAGCTCCACCTTCTTCACCAGCATCCTTCACACATTCTGCCCTTCCTTCCACTGCACAATCACCTAGTTGTTTCTTATCCTTGTCTGCTAACTCACCTGGTGGTCCTTCATCTACAATGTTTGCCACTGGACCATATGCTCATGAAACACAGCTGGTGTCTCCTCCAgtcttttcaaatttcactaCTGAACCATCTACTGCTCCTCTCACTCCTCCTCCTGAGTTGGCTCATTTAACAACTCCCTCTTCCCCTGATGTACCTTTTGctcattttctttcatcttcagTGGATCTCAAAAACAATGGCAAGGGTAACTACATCACTGCAAATGATCTTCAAGCTACATATTCACTCTACCCTGGAAGTCCTGCCAGTAGCCTTATATCTCCAATATCAAGGAACTCGGGTGACTGTTTATCATCTTCTTTTCCTGAACGAGAGTTCCATCCACAATGGGATTCATCACTATCTCCCGAGAATGGAAAATATCAGAGAACTGGGTCTGGGAGGGTGTCTGGGCATGACACAAGTGGTGTCACTATGGCATCACAAGATACAAATTTCTTTTGCCCTGCTACCTATGCACAATTTTATTTGGACCAAAATCCTCCATTTCCTCATAATGGTGGGAGATTAAGTGTTTCAAAAGACTCAGATGTTCAATCTAATGGCGGAAATGGACATCAGAGTAGGCATGCTAGAAGTCCTAAGCAAGATGTGGAAGAAATAGAAGCTTACCGAGCATCCTTTGGTTTCAGTGCAGATGAGATTATAACTACCAGTCAATATGTGGAAATTTCTGATGTAATGGAGGAGTCATTTACCATGTTGCCATTTGCTTCTAACAAGTCAACAATGGAAGAAAGCATAGAGCCTTCATTTATGAAAGGATTCAAAGCTCAGGATACGCAGGTGGCATTGCAGAGTCAGAGAAGTCTTAGATCAGATCCAGGTCCAGTAGGCAAGGAAAAAGACAATCAGGCCCCTATATGTCCAGGATATGAAG ATCATATATCACAAGGGCATTGTAGCAACAGCTCTGGATTAAGTACACCAGAGAACCGTACTCTCGAAGATGATGAGGATATATTCTCAAAAATGGAATCTTCCAGAATCTGCAGGAAATATCAGATGGGGTTATCGTGCTCTGATGCTGAGGTTGACTACAGGAGAGGAAGAAGCTTCCGAGAAGAAAAGGGAATGTGA